The genome window GATTGTGACTTCCCTGAGCTCGAGAGGAATTAAAGCCCAGGAAAGTAACGTTGCGCCGCATGAAGGATCGTGGTTTAAGCtagatattgtaatttttaatgggTAACAAGGTTTATGTGGCAGTTCCAACCATTGTATCGGTGTTAACTTGCGGATCGAGAAAAAGAGAGATGTACGGGACCGCTgtgttcaaaaatcaataatcttgCATCTTGAATTAGGTGACAAGTATgaactaaattatataattatagtaccTGTAGTAATAAATTTGAGAGGGGTAAGGTCTAAACAGGCATATACTCAGCTAATTAAGGCTCTGGGCATCACTCCAATGTTCATTAAATGGATCTAACTAAAAGTCCTAACAATCTCGCATGCTCTATACAGAATGGAGCGTAATATGATACAGAGGCAAAGGTTttagaataacttatttatgtacatttaggTTCCCTCCCTTCTCCCTCAATTCACAAGGGGGTAAAGAAGGGAGTTACGTGAACAAGTAtcttttgtttcaaattaagttatattaaagttacaaaatatttcttcttttttctttctattttctttctatatattctgtttttaaagtaaatttatgtaTTCCCAAGCGtgggttttattcattttagctCTCACCCAGCACACTTTAGTAgatgtgtgtgtggggggggtaGAGAAATAACAGTAAATTTTAGcacagttttgtaaataaattttatagctaGGGGCGAAATCCAATTATCTATTCATATTTAACACAAACTTGACATACCCAAACGTggccttttattttattttagtctcCTTATGAACGAATCATTGTGAATTCGCACTAGCGGTCATTGGAGTGCACCAACTCAcatgttctttatttttcttcaactagataattagtatttagtataaaaacatttaGTGTTATATTCTTTTTCAGTCAGTAGCTCACTCCTCAATTCATAGTACAGTTAAAGTGCGTgaatgattaagtataattaattcatttaaaaaataaaaaaaccttctgTAAATAAGTACTGTATTTACTAACCCAATATCTTTAACCTTTAATTAAATACTGGGTGGCAATTGGCTTATGGAATACAAAAGGCATATAAACAAAaccttgatataaaatatttcacctATTCCATCCCTCACTCACTCCTGCCGACTATACAAGAGCCTAAAAGTACTAAATGACTGTTTGTCCTCCCTCCTCATCCAACACAATTGAGTATTAACACACATATTTATAACTTACAGTATTACTGCATGATGTAAAATGATAaaagaaggcaaaaaaaaaaaaaaaaaaaaaaaaaaaaaaaaaggaggagaagCGAGCCAGTCGTAAATAATACTTGAGATAAGCCTTGTAGTGTTTGGAGGATGTTGCAATAAGCCACTAAGAAGGGCTCAGGACCATATTAAAAGCTCCAAGAATCATACACTCCCACATACGGATAAGGGGGAGtattttttgggaagaaaaagAGAAGATGGAAAGACGACTCCAGCTCCGATTTACAACAATGACACCAATGCTCCTTGGCACTAACATTTGATATGTTTGTAATTTTAGAGGATGTGGCAATTTTAGACCGCAACCATTTTTGGTGTGGGTCTGTGAGCAGGTTCCTCATAATTACTAATGGGTCCAGCCAGTGCCGTATGTTAGGAAGATTTTTCgttccgctttacaagggtgaacggttgattttcagtggtgaacgtgggatatttaaacagggcaaatgctacagcatagattaaatcttgcaagaatatcgtccaatgactgtctgaccattattttcttcaggcaaatattgggaaaaataaaatgaaaaggaaaaactctagagggaaagtcaatgccgacttattcataaaggaaggagtataatggagtataaaatgcacggtgcaagaatgagagaaaatttttgaactatacaattaagtcaaactatttaaacctccttaaatatttttaaaataataacagatgaagataatgaacgagattataatataccatgaaacggttacatcgacagaaaataaattatgttcacaagtcttgatgttcttaactcgcatgtatacgtggtgatgtgtttgaaaaaaatgaaaaaaaaatacatgtgtTCTTTATGacgattagaagaagaagtttttcctctctttccttgacgcaaaggtgtcaatcaaactgtccatgtcttcatggagcaccttgtccaccatcaccctgtccatgttcaagagggtgagggaggagagcctctcctggtccatggtggtccttatgtggttcttgagccttctgagacaggagaatgaccgctccgcctcacagctgctgatgggcattgaggccaggataacaatcaccttgtatagctccggcatcaggcggacACTCCCAAGCTTATTAACTCTGCAGCAATTtttgacgaaaccatgtcttctgtgtcaatatttgcctagagaaacataaattttaaacatataatgcaaaatgaaacattataatattaaccttgaattactggaagattgcatggtctgactggagctgctcaaGTTCAAGTCTGTTGTGTTTGGCAACatgctcaatgacacaggtctccacttcactgtcattgacgattgctatgaaatccattgtgatgtttgtatcgtcggtggcaaatctgctctcaagctctaatagaatcttattgattgcaacatcgaaatgtgtttcaaggccgtaggattcagttgttcctttccactttattctccttggaatcttcgcctccttgaattccaaatctaTTGAGTCCTCcaggtcaaatactgatttcatctcagacgacttcaacttagcaagtttccagattgattcaaagattttctcattcttaagatcttcaagagtcctaatcactaggttgacgtgtttctgggcctttgttaggtcaacctttctgccttgaagttcatctgaccagctagatgtgtgtctgaggagtgtcttcaacagttcaatgccgaaaacaaattcgtgactaaagatgctgttgagcagagaagttgctgttgaactcgacaatgtatctttatcttttctcattattatgagggtcgtcatgattctgaccatccctagagatacagcgtgtacagcatcgtagcggagactccagcgggtagcagactggttcttcagggtcatcaccttggcatgctcctcatctttattTGTTATCTTccccgacttgtagattgctgacctctttggtgacccttcaatgaagttgtataaaatttgtactgttgccattgtatttctcaacagggttatatctgggagaagatccttgactacaagattgaggatatgggcgtagcagtggatgtagacacacagtggggctgcttccttccacctggcggcaagacccttcttgatgccggatatgttggaggcaccgtccgcggccagggagacagcctcgtgaagcttctcaaacaaatatttgccgtcagtctgggtaacttttacaaacttgaggaagctctctttcttgatgccttcactcgtcagatatcccagtgacagactgaactgctccgtgtttgacatatctgatgtcccatcaacaatcacagagaaccagtagtcatcatcgccggcacaagtcttgacatcttcaattatattttccgtcactttggatgctataatctctatccgctcattttggatgtcaggtgaagtccatttggcaaaacctgccccagctgaaccaaattttttgacttcggcctccagtttatctttgagaatatgattgtcgtgtgaacacagggacaaaagctccaagaagtttactcgattgttttcattagattccatcaacttttctcttgtttcggaatcgcccctaaaagccaatcttgctttgcgaggaacccaacagtttggaaaagatacctcaaataagctcgccaattcacgacttcctcagcatgttgagactgaacatggttgagaaccgaggtattctttctttttgatgtgaggaaatggatccacttttccatcgacagtttgtgttttttgttgttagaatgaactttcaacgaggaactgtttttccatgttttgaactcaaatttcccaaggttggaaatggaaaatttggaacaggcgaaacacttggctgacttttcaacctcgtcatattctagccgcgggaacttacggaaccaatcatatttaaagtctctggagtatttgtcatctatctgaggactgtatgtttgtaacttgggctgtagaggatgatctctctcgactttaggcacagtttcccgcttagtctccactctggttctggtctggatgtccttccgctttggctcctGCTCAGcaagtatcgggtcacccagctggctcgtgaagacgacagggtactctgggcctccatCCTCAAACTctatctcctcagtcttgctcttctcacctccctggacattgtcgctagtctcagagtcctctgcagagggaatattgttgttgttgactacagagagctgcttgggagagaagattggtctgatatcgagattaggaagtcttattccatgagaaatccgtccgctggggtaatttgatgagtcgccattattttctgtgtctgcagtaactttctcttcagtaGAAACGGactttcagatcttggttcaggcagtaaggcctcaactggagcagggtcattgggacaggaggaggcagtgactgaggatgaggatgtaatggaggaagttttcttaaaaacaaagttcaatgttttctgcttcttatgatcaattttcacttgatacttgcagctggagctgcattcttatggagtttaactttgtgatcattaaagttgtccttctgtatttccttctgacagatagaacaaatcaccaactctctgttaaaatgcgttttccgcttcccgtgatacatttctgataattaataaattactgcaacataactattatttatatcccttttaagcagtaataatttaatttatcttgtattcaatgaaccaaattctcacgctcttaaatatttcaagagtactccatacgaaaaatgttgtgtgcgtcttttttttttttttttgcctgtaaagtacttcacatttgcaaccagtaacgttaaacgtaatatctaactcaaatatccactcaatgtgaagtactttaaatccatacgaaaaatggtgtacgcgtctttgttttttatttttggctgtaaagtactcttaaaataattgcagtaatttattaattatcagaaatgtatcacgggaagcggaaaacacgttttatattcaaaggatCCATTATACAGTCTCATTAATTAAATCGATTAGGGACTAATATAACGGATCCTAAGACTGAAATGGACTATACACAGTAAATAAAGACCTACACAACAATACTAaggtgtaaattatttatatggagcCAGTGTCATAGAATAAGAGAGTCTGGGCATTCATTAGCTGAAACATCAGCTAATTCCAGCAAATATATCTCTAAACCCCTAGTGTAATAGAGTAAAAGTCattgcttattaataaaaataattttcatgtgTAAAAATGCCTCTTTGCGCAGCTTTTGGATGCGGGAATAAGCATTTTCCAGGCACGGATacatcttttttgtttgttttcgaAAAGATATACTCCAAAACAAGGCTTGGTTACGTGTTTTGAGGCTGAAGAACTTCATACCGAACGGTACGTATGTTTTATGTTCTGCTCACTTCAAAGAGGAAgacatttttcattcaataaattcAAGTGGAGGCATTTAAGACTTGCTGCAATCTCCAGAAAATTTTGCAATTCTAGAGAAGCAAAACCAAGAAAAGAGCTAAATTCCATGAAGTCACATGATCAATCGCTGTTTAGCTCAGATAAAGCCTCAGATTATGCAAGTCCATGTTTGAGGTATTTCATCTCAAAATGACAAAGAACCTGGATGTTGTATACACCTTAACCACTATTATGCCAATTCAACAACTACTGTATTTACATcatataaacttataaaatgtatgaattgttggtaaaaatttaatttaaatatatgtattactatcacagaattttatatttaatttgttgaacCAATTTCTAAAATGATGGCTAATCAAACTATTAAATTCAAACCTAATGTACAAGAGTTTCCTAAGCAAACTGACAAATTCTAGCCTAATTCAGGCTATGTCACATCATCGGCGCATTCTTGAggtaaaattgaatgaaaagaatagttgtatttttttttgtcataggtatacatacatatatattataaatatgaatgaggcaattcatcatatatttaatgatgaccATCAACGTTTTCTATACAGTAAAACGAAAAATATTGCCACCTGGTATGCTTACACCATAAAATAAGCATTGCAGCTGCAAATTGCTTGTAGTACAACATATACGAATCCctacttaaattaaatttattattaaatttaatatataatatatttagtaaagagtctctttatatttttaggtgAAAATTCGAAGTTTCC of Lepeophtheirus salmonis chromosome 12, UVic_Lsal_1.4, whole genome shotgun sequence contains these proteins:
- the LOC139906685 gene encoding zinc finger MYM-type protein 1-like — its product is MESNENNRVNFLELLSLCSHDNHILKDKLEAEVKKFGSAGAGFAKWTSPDIQNERIEIIASKVTENIIEDVKTCAGDDDYWFSVIVDGTSDMSNTEQFSLSLGYLTSEGIKKESFLKFVKVTQTDGKYLFEKLHEAVSLAADGASNISGIKKGLAARWKEAAPLCVYIHCYAHILNLVVKDLLPDITLLRNTMATVQILYNFIEGSPKRSAIYKSGKITNKDEEHAKVMTLKNQSATRWSLRYDAVHAVSLGMVRIMTTLIIMRKDKDTLSSSTATSLLNSIFSHEFVFGIELLKTLLRHTSSWSDELQGRKVDLTKAQKHVNLVIRTLEDLKNEKIFESIWKLAKLKSSEMKSVFDLEDSIDLEFKEAKIPRRIKWKGTTESYGLETHFDVAINKILLELESRFATDDTNITMDFIAIVNDSEVETCVIEHVAKHNRLELEQLQSDHAIFQ